atgctTTCATTATAGATCCCGAATAAGCAAGAGGCATGTAGGTTTAACAAAACACGCAGTTAAGATTTCAAAAGGAAGGAATGTTATGTTTCCAATGATTTTGCACTAGCAAAGTGCACACACAGCAATGTGAACATGCTGGCTGATGAGGAGAAAAGTCGTTTCCAATCAGAGGAACGGATCATGATCCCAAGGGGATAAAGTGAGAGCCTCTCTTTCATGCAATACCGCGGCAGCATGGACCCCCATTGTACTGCAAGCGTATATCATTATCTTCAATTTGCTCTCGAATTTAGGAAGTACCCATTAGGGATGGCACTTCAGTTGAATGTCCAATTCATTTCTCATCAGAGAGAGTGTGTGGAATTGATCACCTGGGATATATACTTGCAGAGTAATACCGCATAGAAATATTCAATTTTCCATACCCGTGTGGGCCACTTCTATACCTCTATTTCTTGGATCCTCTTGTTTAGCCATCTTAGAGTTGCCTAATCCACTCGCCCAAGGAGGTCTCTGAGGCACATCTGAGGAATAATGTAGAGACAATATTCAATATTGAAATATGATTatcaaaaaggacacaataaattCAAATGCAACAGCCGTATTAGATATCAGTgatgttttgcattttaaaatcagcGTAGTATTTACTGATATAATACCAATTTATCATTTAGGGAATGAATccgattcatttcttctgtttccaaAATCTGTTGGGTTTGGTATCTCATGCCAATGTTGAAAAGGATCTTAACAAAATATCAGCtaccttaaaaacaacaacaacgaccaATGCCTCCATATTCAAATTAACCTCACATGCATAACAAATGCCAATACCACCTGTACCTTTGATGCCTGATAGGGATGAGGGGTGGCTGTGATTGACCCCAGGGCTAGCACCCCTCCTGCTTCCAGGATTCTATGGAGCAGCAATGATCTGATTGGGTTTCAGTGCAAATACACTGAAGCCCCTTGCAAGGCGTTCTCCCCAATTTCCTCATTACTTCCACAATCACCCACTTCATgtgtttctttcctccctccttcctttcgcTATGTCTGAATCCTGGGAGTTGTAGTGAATGACTGACCCTGGTGCGGTTTGGAGAACCGCTGAAACAATTCCATTATTTACATGAAATTGGTATGATTTGGATGAATGTGTTATACCGAATTACAGTCAGGTCCTTTCACCGAATACCTTGCTTTGACTCCGTTTCTCCTGATGTCTGCCTTGGAGGTCCCTCTGCTGTGCGATCTATTTGAATAAAGTTATAAAGGGGTTGATGAAACAGTGATGTCAGAACATAACGTGACTCAAACAACAACCATATTTtaaccagaattttttaaaaagagagagaatcctgATGATGAATAACACATTCTAGAGTATGAATTTTCCCATGAAGAAAACCAGCGCTTCTTGGCCAGGCATTGCTTTTCCGACTTCTGTACTATTGGCAGGTAGCTTTCAAAAATAATCTCTTACTGGTATGCTGAGCACCAGCTCAGTTCTGcagttcttgtctttttgtcatttgtttataGCACCAGGAATCAACTGCTAAGTTCCCAGCTTTAaagaaggtaactttttttttgctgtgagcCGCACGGGAAGTCCAAGAAGGTAACTTTTGTGCGGAGACGAATCACCATGCGATGACTAGTACTCATCTATGAAACGCAATCCGTGTGTTGTAAAAAGTAAAGGGCCATTTTTATAACAAGACCGACTTGTTATGATGTGATTATACAGCAAATGCAACACACTAACGTAGAATTCTTTTTGATCtagcagcagctcgggtcactgcagaggtgcagactCAACTCgaggcctggcacactgggttaaagagtctggcatttctgcagctccagctttgtttcaatccctgggccagatatagccattaaaaaaaaaaaaaaaaaaaaaaaaaaaagagtttcccctgtgactcagcaggCTAAGCACCCagggttgtctctgtgaggatgggagttccctcctagactcgctcagcgggttatggatcagaggttgccccaagctgcagcataggtcacagatgctgctcagatccggtattgttgtggctgtggtgtgggccagaagctccagctctcattagacccctagcctgggaacctccataggccgtgggtacggccctcaaaaaaaaaaaaacaacaaacaaaacaaaacaaaaaaaccaaagaaaacaaaaaaaccaaaaacaaaagagtGAAATGATCAGGGCCATGCACAGAATCAATCACTgttaatgaataaatgcataaatccTGGGTCCTTGGAGAACAAGGCTCTGCTTAATATTTTACGAATGGTAGCAACTGAGAAGGGGAATTATCTACAGGAATGGCTTGAAgttattcctatttattttgcagttttccTGTTTCACATCTTCCCATGctgagggtgagggagtgggagggactgggagtttgggttcgTACATGCACATGactgcctttagaatggataggccATGGGGTCCgcctggacagcacagggaactacatgcaATCATGTGTCACAGAACATGACAGACGATGGTATGTGAAGGAGAATGCCTATGTGTGCATGGCTGGGTCCTTTTGCTGtacttgacagaacactgtaagtcaactacaataaaaacgttgaaaaaaaaaaaaaaaaaaaaagagagagagagaatccactTCGACCTGCATTCCACATAATGGCATGCTGCTGTTTGTCTCTATTTAATAACAGGAACCAAACACTTCATAAATAAATGGACAACAAAATCTATGTTTCTTATGCTTGGAAATACCTTTCAAAGCTTAGATACCAACAGTAACATCTACCTTATTTATGTCAATTCCtcccattaaattaaaaaaaaaaatagtaacagaaTCATGAGTAAGAAGACTGTGAGCATTTCAACTATTTTAGTGTTCTACTTTTCAGAGTTACATTTGTATCGCAAAATTTACCTGATCTGGACGTTGGCAAATCCTTTGTTCCAACTTTTATTTTACGAACATTGGTCACTCCAACTGGAGGCTGAATGGGTTTGGATTAGAgttgattaaaaaataacatacacacGATAAAATCTGTAGTTCTTATTTCAAGCTAAAAGTCTAAAAGCATTACCTTCGAGTGAGGATATTTTTCAGGAGAAGCTAAAAGGCAAAATGGACGTGTATCAATTAGCTGTAAATATGAAAGCTAGGTATTCATTTATGCAGAGTCAGTACCAAGTGGAGTTCGGCTGCTTGGCTCTGGCAATGAGTGTGTTAGGTTTTGGTGTTCTCTCTTGGGTGCGGGGAGTTAGGACAGGAACCCGAGAGAAGTGTGCATTCATTATAGACCCCGAATAAGCAAGAGGCATGTAGGTTTAACAAAACACGCAGTTAAGATTTCAAAAGGAAGGAATGTTATGTTTCCAATGATTTTGCACTAGCGAAGTGCACACACAGCAATGTGAACATGCTGGCTGATGAGGAGAAAAGTCGTTTCCAATCAGAGGAACGGATCATGATCCCAAGGGGATAAAGTGAGAGCCTCTCTTTCATGCAATACCGCGGCATCATAGACCCCATTATACTGCCAAGCGTTTATCATCATCTTCAATTTGCTCTCGAATTTAGGAAGTACCCATTAGGGATGGCACTTCAGTTGAATGTCCAATTCATTTCTCATCAGAGCTGGTGTGTGGAATTCATCACCTGGGATAAGCAAGATGATCTGATTGGGTTTCAGTGCAAATACACTGAAGCCCCTTGCAAGGCGTTCTCCCCAATTTCCTCGTTACTTCCACAATCACCCACTTCATgtgtttctttcctccctccttcctttcgcTATGTCTGAATCCTGGGAGTTGTAGTGAATGACTGACCCTGGTGCGGTTTGGAGAACCGCTGAAACAATTCCATTATTTACATGAAATTGGTATGATTTGGATGAATGTGTTATACCGAATTACAGTCAGGTCCTTTCACCGAATACCTTGCTTTGACTCCGTTTCTCCTGATGTCTGCCTTGGAGGTCCCTCTGCTGTGCGATCTATTTGAATAAAGTTATAAAGGGGTTGATGAAACAGTGATGTCAGAACATAACGTGACTCAAACAACAACCATATTTtaaccagaattttttaaaaagagagagaatcctgATGATGAATAACACATTCTAGAGTATGAATTTTCCCATGAAGAAAACCAGCGCTTCTTGGCCAGGCATTGCTTTTCCGACTTCTGTACTATTGGCAGGTAGCTTTCAAAAATAATCTCTTACTGGTATGCTGAGCACCAGCTCAGTTCTGcagttcttgtctttttgtcatttgtttataGCACCAGGAATCAACTGCTAAGTTCCCAGCTTTAaagaaggtaacttttttttGCTGTGAGCCGCACGGGAAGTCCAAGAAGGTAACTTTTGTGCGGAGACGAATCACCATGCGATGACTAGTACTCATCTATGAAACGCAATCCGTGTGTTGTAAAAAGTAAAGGGCCATTTTTATAACAAGACCGACTTGTTATGATGTGATTATACAGCAAATGCAACACACTAACGTAGAATTCTTTTTGATCtagcagcagctcgggtcactgcagaggtgcagactCAACTCgaggcctggcacactgggttaaagagtctggcatttctgcagctccagctttgtttcaatccctgggccagatatagccattaaaaaaaaaaaaaaaaaaaaaaaaaaaaagagtttcccctgtgactcagcaggCTAAGCACCCagggttgtctctgtgaggatgggagttccctcctagactcgctcagcgggttatggatcagaggttgccccaagctgcagcataggtcacagatgctgctcagatccggtattgttgtggctgtggtgtgggccagaagctccagctctcattagacccctagcctgggaacttccatgtgcttcagggtTGGCTTTAAAGGaaccatcaaagaaaaaaaattttttgttatttacagGATTTAAGGTCCATAGCTAAATGCATTCAATGCATTCGTTTCTTTTCAACACTGTCTCTGATATTACATtacataaattgattttttaaagaattttgaatgctatagtattaaaaatttaattaactaaaaacataaaaaaccaaAACGGAAGCAATTTACACAAGGTTCTTTTCACTGCTCTTTCATTATCAAAATATCCTCACTCTTAATTTCTCTATGGTAAGATCACTAAAAGTAATTCACTATCAGCTGTCTTACCTAGTATACTGTCTCGAGAAGGTGTTTtaagttccttttctcctttatatttcaaaatcagGTCGTGCATTCTATGTATAAAAGAATATGGTAAATAATATTACTATGTAATATTCATGTAAAAACCAGTTACCATATATATTAAATTCTTCGATGTCTGACAATATCAGAGCTAATGTGAAAACTTCAGCTGTCCCATATACTTCAAATTTGTATGTTTTACAAGTATTTTACTTAGCATCTAATTACAGAGTAAAATAAAGCACGGTGAAGTAGTCATTGAATTGAGGGCAGGAAAGTGCAATAAATTAACTAGGGAAAGCTTGATACATGGAAAGTATCTGCAGCTGAGAAATCCTAGCTCTGTAACTAACTGttattttttcctggaaaagttGCATCTCTTCAGCTCAACGTCTTCTTCTATGACACTGGAGTCTCACTGCCTCGATTCACAAGGGCATTGGGAGGATTTGAGGAGATAATAGATCCTCAAAAACGTCATAGAGAGACCGAAAGAATAGAATCATTCCTTCTTGAACTTTATCACTAGAGGTATATTGGAATCCCAAAGAAAACCCAATGTGTGTTTTTCATAGGTATAATAGTCCAACATTGCaggtttcagggaaaaaaaatgtttctaattatGGTGATTAGCTGTTCTCTCTTTGTGGTTTGCCATTTAGGGATCTCAGCTATGAGATCATTTGTAAGTGaatttatctataaatatatggCCTCATTAAATTAGAGAACATCCTGGTCCCCCATTATTGTAGCTAATCGCACCAAGAGCAGAAACCTAATAGAAGTCAGGACCTGGCTTGGACCACTACGGTTTCCTTCTCTATCTACTCAAACTCTGAACCAGCAGGTCTGCACTAGAGTGATGCTTCAGCTCCATGGTCATCTCCAATTTACATGGAAGACATAACCCTACTTGTAGGCTGGGCACTGATGAGTCATGGCCAACTAACCTACTCGAGACTCAGGGATTTCTGGTGAATGGAGTCCTTAGGAATGAGAATCTGAAAGTATGCTGAAAGTTGACACCTATGGAAAGCATCTGGAAGATTTTGAGGACAGTGGGAAACATGACTGGAGGGGCCGAGCTTACCTATGGACTCTCAGGCCAGCTGGCACCTACTAGTCTGGGAAGGATGACATGGGACCTTCCACAACCTAAGAAGACTGCTCCATAGGATAGAATGCAGCCTTAAGGTTCAGGTCTggtaccaaaggagaaaggaaagtctGATCTCTCCCTGCAGTATCACTGGAATCTGACAGCCTAAAATGGTCCCCACTAACATCTGCTGggagaaaagacaaccaaaaGCCTCCACGGATAACTCCTTGTGAAGATCTGGGCTACGATGTGCACTCCACATAAGGCTTGGGCAGTGGGGTGCAGGGTGTGCTTGGTTAAAGCTAGGAGGCCCAGCTGCCAGACTGGGTGCCGATGCTATGGAACAGAGACTGAGCCACAAGCCTCTGTGGGAGAACTGAAAACGGTGTCGCTTTTCAGCCTAAGGGTGGGGCACCATGAAGCTAGAGGAACCTGGATCAACAAGGGCATCCTGGGAGAAGAGATCCATCATGACCTGACTGCAggactggtttcttttttcttttcctttaaaatgattttaagtcAGGTCTTTACAGAACAACACCTAGACTCCAGAGATTCAGCTGCCAAGGAGACCCTGTGAAGGCCAGTTTTCGTAGCAATGCTGCAGTAATGGAATCAGTGGAAACAATGGAATGATCGGAACATCACTTTTTCCCTCCTAATGACTGTGGAGGAGGACTGTCTCTTTGACCTCACTTAGGTTCTTGGAAAAGTCAAGTGGGAGAGTAGAAAAGGAAGTCCCCgagggaacaacaacaaaaaataggatTTTCTGCTTAAACTAAACACTTCAGACCCAAAAAGCCAGTTCAAAAAATCAGAGATGGGACACTCTTTGTGCTCCATGCATAGGGGTTACACTTGGAATGAAATAGACAATGTCAGCATCCTAAAGATCAAGGCCTTAAGAGCGCTGGAATCAAGAATCCTGTGCCCAGGCCACATCAAACTAGGCTGGCCTTTGGCCTGGTGTCCAGCTGATGACGTGGAGTATCTCCAAGGCATTCCCAAGCCACCTGCATCAAACTGAATTCTCACCTGTCACATAACAAGGAACTGGTAATGATTTGTCACCTCAGTTCAGGGATATAAATGGTACTTTAATGTAAACACTTACATTTGATGACCCTTGATAACAGCATAGTCTTCTGCATTCCGTCCATAGCAATCTTGAGGAGAGATATCAACGCCTTGCTCAAGAAGCAGCCTGACTACACTTGATGATGCAAAATTTACAGCAAGTATGAGGGCTGTTctaaaatacagagagagagCTTCAAGCTTCAGAACTCTAGTTAACTGAATTAAGCAGCTCTTTTGATATGTTTTATCAAGTTAATATCTTGCCCATCCATGTAGAATTGACCATTTACATGCCCAAGTGTTCACCTTTGTAAATTACATCCAAAGCTAGAATGAAGGGCCAAAAAAGAAGTCTTCTGCCCTGCTGGAATAGCATGTGAGAGAAGTGGCTACTTTAAAGTCACTGATGGACAATAAATTATGCTGAGGTCACTTATCTGAAGTGAGTAAGTATTTAAAGGAagattttcccatttcttccttACTCAAACATTTTGCTTCAAAGTCAGCTAGAGGTCAGGCTAAGGAAAAGCTATCTGCAGGCTTAAAACAATAGTAAGAGTaagagtaataataacaatagtaacgATAATAATAATGCCAATGAAAGCAATCGTGGTCACTGTTAATGATGCTGCTAAGAATGTGTTGGGCACTAAATTAAAAACAGGACATAGAATCTTTCTTATCAACATCCATGCCTGAAGGATATATTACCATCCTCTCTTTGCCTATCAGGAAACATGTTCCTTGACAGGAAGTACAGCTCCCAAGGTCATACACCTAACAAGTAGGAAGGTTAGGACTTAAACCCAGTCTGAATCTAAAGCCCATCTCTTCCCCCTGAATCACCCACCTATGACTTGTTTTCCTTAAAGGAAATGCTTATTCAATCAAAGCTATCATTCCTCCTTTAacttatcaattaaaaataaaaaaataaaaacaccaaattaTACTAGAactaaaaaaggataaaagtgaTGAGTCCATAATATCTGGTAGTAGGGATTAACGGGCAGATAGTATAACATAATATCACCACTATTCCTCAAAGAAAGCAATGTAAAGCAAAGATTCATTCCAATgacaaattcaggagttcccttgcgtcTTGGCAGCTTAAGAATcgggcactgtcactgctatggctctggttatagctgtggtgagGATCTGATGCCTGgatcagaacttctgcatgccgcaggtgtggccaaaaaaattgaaaaagtcaAAACCAACTCCTTTATGTTTCATATGCatcttttaaggaaaaatatatacaaagtagaggttaaaatagtattaaaaatgcAATCAGAAATTTAATACTGTGTAAATTAAAACTTAGAGTCCAAACTTTATAAGACTAATATGAAATCCCTCAGCTCTTGTAAGATCATATGACCCCAAAAAATCAGGTCGAAAGTGACCGTAGTGGATATGATACAGGAAAACAAATATCCTGCGATCTAGTGATTTTCATGCTACCCAGTCAGAATAATTGCTTTGTTTCCCTAACTGATGACGTGTTGAGGATAAGTTATACCTATTGATTTCATCTTTCCGTTACCACTCTAGAACAGCACCACACTTTCTTCCTTCAGAATGAACTACTATACCTTTTCATCTTGTCAACTGCATGTATGTTGGCTTCTTTCTGTAATAAAAATTCCACCATTTGCTGTTGGTTTTCACTGACAGCAAGTAAAAGCGGAGTCAGGTCATCCtgtaaaacagcaaaaacaatttaTAGTGTACAAAATTTATAGTGTACAATTTATAGTGTacttttataaatggaatttaaaacatagaaaagagTCTCTGAACTTAAGTGGATATTACAGAAAGTCCATAAAAAGGACCCCCTTCCTTCTCAGTGCTCCTTCTCTTTAAAACGCTCCTCCTCTACCTCCTCGAAAGGTTAACTGCAAAGTCTCAGTCTCCAAAACTCACTTCCAATAGTTACTGGTTCTGAGCGTTTTGCTTCTCTCACAGTATTTTTCAGGTAGACCATAAGTGTAGttattttcttgctctatcaggACTCTAAACAATACTCCAAGATAATAATATAGCCCTTAAGACAATTGCATTTTTAAGGAACAATGCTGAGGAGAATGATCTAATGCTGTCTGCAGTATGCCTAACCTATCCAACGACTGCCATGATTAACCTCCTAAGGTTGCTAGATATTCCAATTGGAATTGATTCTTTACATGTATAGGTAAAGAAAGAGAGTTCTTCAAAGCAGTtgatggagctcctgctgtggcccagagggttaaggatcgggtgctTTCTCTGAGACtgggagggttcgatccccagcttagCGCAGTGAGTTAGGGAGCCAGCTTTGCCGCAGCTAtgacctaggtcacagctgcagctcagattccatccctggcccaggaacttccatatgccccaaacaagcaagcaagcaaacgaacaaaaaaacaaacagcaaggtATAAGTTTTAACGTCCCATTCTTGAGAGATTATTGTAAAATATGAACTAGACTACAAATTAATATAGTCAGGCATTACAATCTTCAAATTTCTATCAGAAGAAACTGTCCAAGAGGAACTGTTAACTCCTAAATGCTTCAGGAGGCAAAGTCGGTGACCTGGGTACGTGAAGAACTCAGGGGAGGACAGCACACAGGGAACCCAGGCCCCACCTAGAAGGGCTGGCCTCTGACTGCAGACCAAACAATCCTAAGGGCTCAAGGGGGACCAGACTGATTCTTTAAGAGCAGCCTGAAATGCAGATTTCTTCATCCGTCTCCTAAATGTTCAGTGCTGACCCAGTGAATGGGTGGAGGCTGAGCCTTCCCTCCTAAGGGGAAGTTTTTCCTTCTGGGGTCAAGAGTGGCTGGGAAACCAAGCTCTGCCCTTTCTGTGGGCACCACCTTTTCTAGCCTCTGATGTGCTTTCCCATGTAACAGGGCCTGATGCATAGTACTCAGTATACAtagtattataaataaaacacatgtaCGTCAAAACCCACAACCGCTTGTATTTAAAAAGGAAGTTAGTTGAGCCATACCTTGTCTCTTGCTTCTATGTTAGCATTGTACGAAAGCAGCTTTGCTGCGATGGAGATATTCGGACCAAAGGCAGCATAGTGGAGGGCCGTGTAGCCCTTGACATCCACAAGATTTGGGTCGGCACCATGTTCCAGCAGAATACTGGTACATTCTTCTTGCTGGCACTGGACAGCCTGTGAGTAATTATGCCAAGAAACAGGTGGTAAGTTCTGAGAATTCAAAGGAAACATTCCACAAGTTTCACCAACGCCTTAGACTGAAATGAGATAAACACATTTTCACTCTAAGTCATGAATCAAATGCATTTCCTGGTAACATGGTGGGCCACTACATACCTTTATCAGTGCTGTCCTGTTCTCACTGTCACAGATGTTAAGCTGGCATTTCCACTTTACCAGTAGAGTCACCACTGCTGGACGGCCACCGGCACAGGCCAGATGCAGAGCAGTCCTATCAAAATGAGTGGGCTTTTTAGGACATTGCACTGTCCTATTTCAAAACATACAATGAAGTAAAC
The sequence above is a segment of the Sus scrofa isolate TJ Tabasco breed Duroc chromosome 17, Sscrofa11.1, whole genome shotgun sequence genome. Coding sequences within it:
- the LOC102162774 gene encoding putative ankyrin repeat domain-containing protein 19; this encodes MNQGEKPFCWGRWRQGIEDDPISPQSKVGPIPVGRRAAPPHTPPNPQRSKKPYDQDWFPPGPNLDFQQGTVLQSKAVSADSDKDAGKSQGGGVVCLNPIGWKMKKFFGFGSKTTVLSAGSSGEGSSGVNQLPGYHVRDKDLGKIHRAACEGDVAKVEQILLLRRNGPNDKDKRNRTALHLACAGGRPAVVTLLVKWKCQLNICDSENRTALIKAVQCQQEECTSILLEHGADPNLVDVKGYTALHYAAFGPNISIAAKLLSYNANIEARDKDDLTPLLLAVSENQQQMVEFLLQKEANIHAVDKMKRTALILAVNFASSSVVRLLLEQGVDISPQDCYGRNAEDYAVIKGHQIMHDLILKYKGEKELKTPSRDSILDRTAEGPPRQTSGETESKQGIR